Proteins co-encoded in one Scomber scombrus chromosome 14, fScoSco1.1, whole genome shotgun sequence genomic window:
- the nrip1b gene encoding nuclear receptor-interacting protein 1, with product MTHGEEPGPETHKDSAVLTYLEGLLMHPVVAGPGATASGRSEAAHSNQEQADKVGGPFQLPSHGPTAPKAGTNGPTLGASQHLKKARLLRSGAWNDPGNQRMSSPPMELNGQGGGLQNGSLEGSPHAGESTLLASLLQSFSSRLQSVAMSQHSNKPPSECSSPSKAPPADKDPLPVYGTASSRLKGLMRKSKLQNHSNTPYSRRGHSQDRPPESPRSAHSATPPSAPATADSVSCAERLKAVANMVKIRSSPAPSPKPSVACSQLALLLSSEAHLQQYSREHALKAQLSGRSASERLAAMANQTHGPDKRPPSVGGTLPGAPDTLSSLTTQNGMMATTTITTTLPRTPLSSPQSPSLLRGHSQSSPPTPPHAPSHTHIQPPREKRGFDSRPTRPPQTCSSLLLLLLNNHNNQKQLTKNGHLEDSCGLMPQSGSSSVTSDSECSIQERSLTKDSSDAESSYSSCSPIDLSMRNRANTQDTGPKRTTLSSSFSSASFSSPPLSSSTTVFSSTAIAFSPQASAPPSTTAFSPSSTVVSSVSTAISSSSSSSSSSSISTSSLDKLTESLINKWKPEPSGSKVSKNKEPEMSPDLKSHSKVTLMQLLLERRNNEMANKNIGNQESPVDITMATMSQGQPKGLVPWEETRTKSPIDRPVTPAQPLYTVNHDPSGALSPYSYPSPHVQSSPLDLCKSKTFPAEKATESAFSASKLLQNLAQCGTASSSPPIPPTKGLGPELDTSRPLALLERLNAPVHRTTTTPLSDGPSGSGTPFSRKEASPPSSQIENLLERRTVLQLLLGTGSTTATASRKDRSGGSGRRSVEVAGGCYEKSPGTSIICDSSNGPALDVKVKTELMEEVGPSSAVYKDFSGRKRPSSYEKSSPLSDSQQDLKTEPRPTEVIAKYGLLSQLLKQQTATYYTSSVVQSGSQPRQVKEEQREYPSPSPKKRRLCSDRTDNMNNTSSPRALDSGDTNIFSSSAVQEEPEQQRSLKEEEAPPRSPPSETFTRESRGFNVLKQLLLSDNCLKELSQQPRGAPSPSVLQANGKANGSILSQPAHNHSFLHLPSWHPHGSLNSGLPSNLRPLPTPPASNSPIGTHWGRHPSPWPVAQKRDPPTLVKQEPESPVRWSSHENEEEGCDSNPDSPRLSRSNPILYYMLQKGSIQLRKDVRDQAEGTQSVVRVKEEPISDMHAYEHSLSSTPQSPPHNDKHSHESQGLSQSSD from the coding sequence ATGACTCATGGGGAGGAGCCTGGCCCTGAGACACACAAGGATTCAGCTGTTCTAACTTATCTGGAAGGTTTACTGATGCATCCAGTGGTGGCCGGGCCTGGGGCCACGGCAAGCGGGAGGTCTGAGGCTGCCCACAGCAACCAAGAGCAGGCTGACAAGGTGGGCGGGCCCTTCCAACTGCCCAGTCATGGCCCAACAGCTCCCAAGGCTGGAACCAATGGGCCCACTCTAGGTGCTTCGCAGCACCTAAAGAAGGCCCGCCTGCTGCGCTCTGGGGCCTGGAATGATCCAGGGAACCAGCGGATGAGTTCACCCCCGATGGAGCTGAATGGCCAAGGAGGAGGTCTGCAAAACGGGTCCCTGGAAGGATCTCCTCATGCCGGGGAGAGCACCCTGTTGGCTTCGCTGCTTCAGTCATTCAGTTCGCGCCTTCAGAGCGTGGCGATGTCTCAGCACTCTAATAAGCCCCCAAGTGAGTGTTCCTCTCCATCCAAGGCGCCACCCGCAGACAAAGATCCGCTTCCTGTGTACGGGACAGCCTCGAGCCGCTTGAAGGGCCTGATGAGGAAGAGCAAGCTTCAGAATCACAGCAACACGCCCTACAGTCGACGGGGACACAGTCAGGACAGACCCCCAGAATCGCCTCGATCAGCACACAGCGCCACGCCGCCCTCCGCTCCTGCGACTGCTGACTCTGTGTCCTGCGCAGAGCGTCTGAAGGCCGTGGCCAACATGGTGAAAATCCGTTCTAGTCCAGCACCTTCACCCAAGCCCAGCGTGGCCTGCAGTCAACTGGCCTTGCTGCTGTCCAGCGAAGCCCACCTTCAGCAGTACTCCAGAGAGCACGCGCTCAAAGCCCAGCTCTCAGGGAGATCTGCCAGCGAAAGACTAGCCGCCATGGCCAACCAGACGCACGGCCCGGACAAAAGGCCACCTAGCGTGGGGGGGACTCTGCCCGGAGCCCCAGACACACTAAGCTCCTTAACAACCCAAAACGGAATGATGGCGACAACCACGATAACAACGACACTCCCTCGAACACCCCTGTCCAGTCCGCAGAGCCCCTCTTTGCTGCGTGGCCACAGCCAAAGCTCCCCACCCACTCCCCCACATGCTCCAAGCCACACTCACATCCAACCGCCAAGGGAGAAGCGAGGCTTTGACTCACGCCCGACTCGCCCGCCCCAGACGTGCAGtagcttgctgctgctgctactcaacaaccacaacaaccaGAAGCAGCTGACCAAGAACGGGCACCTGGAGGACAGCTGCGGTTTAATGCCACAGAGCGGTTCTTCTTCCGTCACGTCAGACAGCGAGTGCTCCAtccaggagaggagcctgaccAAGGACAGCAGCGACGCAGAGAGCTCCTACTCGAGTTGCTCTCCCATCGACCTCTCCATGAGAAACAGGGCCAACACACAAGACACAGGGCCCAAACGTACaaccctttcttcctctttctcctctgcctccttctcttcccctcccctctcttcttccACCACAGTCTTTTCCTCCACCGCAATTGCATTCTCTCCTCAAGCTTCTGCTCCACCCTCCACTACAGCCTTTTCACCGTCCTCTACGGttgtctcctctgtctccacTGCTatttcttcatcctcctcctcatcctcctcctcctctatctctaCCTCCTCCCTGGACAAACTAACAGAATCTTTAATAAACAAGTGGAAGCCAGAGCCATCAGGATCAAAGGTGTCCAAGAACAAAGAGCCTGAAATGAGTCCAGACCTCAAATCCCACTCTAAGGTCACGCTTATGCAGCTTCTTCTCGAGCGCAGAAATAATGAGATGGCTAATAAAAACATAGGTAACCAAGAATCACCAGTTGATATAACTATGGCCACCATGTCTCAAGGCCAACCAAAAGGACTAGTGCCCTGGGAAGAGACCAGGACAAAAAGCCCCATAGATAGACCAGTAACCCCAGCTCAGCCCCTCTACACAGTTAACCATGACCCTAGTGGTGCACTGTCCCCATACTCCTACCCCTCCCCTCATGTCCAGTCCAGCCCTTTGGATTTGTGTAAGTCTAAAACCTTCCCTGCTGAGAAGGCTACAGAGTCTGCCTTCAGTGCCAGTAAACTGTTACAGAATCTGGCTCAGTGTGGCACAGCTTCTTCCTCCCCGCCCATCCCCCCCACCAAAGGGCTGGGCCCGGAGCTCGACACCAGCAGGCCTCTCGCCCTGTTGGAAAGGCTCAACGCTCCAGTCCACAGGACCACCACCACTCCACTTTCCGACGGGCCCTCAGGCAGCGGCACGCCTTTCAGTCGGAAGGAagcttctcctccttcctcacaGATTGAAAACCTTCTAGAGAGGCGCACCGTTCTTCAGCTCCTTCTAGGAACGGGCTCGACCACTGCTACTGCGAGCCGCAAAGATAGGTCTGGTGGGAGTGGCAGGAGGAGTGTGGAGGTGGCAGGGGGGTGCTATGAAAAGAGCCCTGGCACCTCCATCATCTGTGACAGCTCCAATGGGCCTGCTTTGGATGTAAAGGTCAAAACGGAGCTCATGGAGGAGGTGGGGCCGTCCTCTGCGGTGTATAAGGACTTTAGTGGCAGAAAAAGACCGAGCAGCTATGAGAAGAGCAGCCCCCTCTCAGATTCTCAGCAGGACTTAAAAACAGAACCACGGCCTACAGAGGTCATAGCAAAATATGGCCTTCTAAGCCAGCTGCTTAAACAACAGACTGCTACCTACTATACCAGCTCTGTTGTTCAGTCTGGGTCACAGCCCAGACAGGTgaaagaggaacagagggaaTATCCAAGCCCCAGTCCTAAGAAGAGGCGCCTCTGTTCTGATCGGACTGATAATATGAATAATACCAGCTCTCCAAGAGCATTGGACAGTGGggacacaaacattttttcctcttctgctgTTCAGGAAGAGCCTGAGCAGCAGAGGAGTctgaaagaggaggaggctcCTCCCAGGAGCCCACCCAGTGAAACCTTCACCCGAGAGAGTCGGGGCTTCAATGTGctcaaacagctgctgctctctgacaacTGCCTGAAGGAGTTGTCCCAGCAGCCCCGTGGGGCACCCAGCCCTTCCGTCCTACAGGCCAATGGTAAAGCCAACGGCAGCATTCTCAGTCAGCCTGCCCATAATCACAGCTTCCTTCACCTGCCCAGCTGGCACCCTCATGGTTCCCTCAACTCAGGGCTTCCGAGTAATCTCAGACCACTGCCCACCCCCCCTGCGAGTAACAGCCCTATCGGCACCCACTGGGGCCGTCATCCATCTCCGTGGCCAGTGGCCCAAAAACGAGACCCGCCTACTTTAGTCAAACAGGAGCCAGAGAGCCCTGTGCGATGGAGTAGTCATGAGAACGAGGAGGAGGGTTGTGACTCAAACCCAGACTCTCCACGGCTGTCACGTTCTAACCCCATCCTTTATTACATGTTGCAGAAGGGCAGCATTCAGCTGAGGAAGGATGTGAGGGATCAGGCGGAGGGAACCCAGTCTGTGGTCAGAGTAAAAGAAGAGCCAATCAGTGACATGCATGCCTATGAACACAGTCTGAGCTCCACACCACAGTCACCTCCCCACAACGACAAGCACAGCCACGAGAGCCAAGGGCTGAGCCAATCATCTGACTAG